The stretch of DNA TGCGCCTGAACCGCATCGCCAAGGTGGTGAAGGGGGGACGCCGGTTCTCCTTCTCGGCACTGGTGGTGGTCGGCGACCGCAAGGGCCGCGTCGGCTACGGATTCGGAAAGGCCAACTACGTCGCCGACGCCATCCGCAAGAGCAGCGAGCGGGCGCGCCGCAACATGGTTCCCGTGCCGCGCCGCAAGACCACCCTGCCGCATGCCGTGAACGGGCGCTTCAAGGGCTCCAACGTGCTGCTTCGTCCGGCGGCACCCGGCACCGGCATCATCGCCGGCGGCCCGGTGCGTGCGGTGATGGAGGCGGCCGGGATCACCGACATCCTGAGCAAGTCGCTTGGTTCGCAGAATTCGATGAACATCGTGAAGGCGGTGTTCGCCGGTTTCGACGGCCTGATGGACGCGGGCACGCTGGCCGCCAATCGCGGCAAGCCGGTGCGCGAGCTGTGGGGATGAGCATGGCGCAGTCGGGCACAACCGCAGAAGCAATTCGCGTGCGCCTGACACGCAGTCCGCTCGGCAGCAAGCCGCGCCACCGCCGTACGCTTGCCGCCCTCGGATTGCGTCGCGTGGGCAGCAGCGTACGCCATGCCGCGACTCCGGACATCCTCGGCATGGTCAAGCAGGTGTCGTACCTGCTGACGGTGGAGCCGGCGGGAGAGGATTCGTGACGGCGGCGCAGCGTGGCACTTCGAATGTGTACGCGTCGATGGACGGTCCGCGTCGGCCGGCCGGCGCTACGCGCGCGCGGCGCGTGGTCGGGCGCGGTGCCGGCAGCGGCCGCGGCGGTACCGCGGGACGCGGCACCAAGGGGCAGAATTCGCGCTCCGGCGGCGGCGTTCGTCCCGGCTTCGAGGGCGGCCAGATGCCGCTCTACCGGCGCGTGGCACGGCGCGGATTCTCCAACAAGCGATTTCGC from Spirochaetaceae bacterium encodes:
- the rpmD gene encoding 50S ribosomal protein L30, which produces MRLTRSPLGSKPRHRRTLAALGLRRVGSSVRHAATPDILGMVKQVSYLLTVEPAGEDS
- the rpsE gene encoding 30S ribosomal protein S5 — translated: MFEKLVRLNRIAKVVKGGRRFSFSALVVVGDRKGRVGYGFGKANYVADAIRKSSERARRNMVPVPRRKTTLPHAVNGRFKGSNVLLRPAAPGTGIIAGGPVRAVMEAAGITDILSKSLGSQNSMNIVKAVFAGFDGLMDAGTLAANRGKPVRELWG